GCAGCCCTTCCAATCCGAATAACCGGGGGTAAACTGTTCCGTATATATCGGTCGAACCAGTCAGCGACGCCCCATAAGAGTACCGCCGGTAAAACTGGTCGGTAGCGATTCCCGCTTCCTGGCTCTGGTCGGTCTCAAATATCTTATACCAGGTCTCCTGATAACGAAAGGATGGCCCGAACTTGAAATATTTCAGGATTGCGACCGGAGCAATTGAGAGACTCGGAGAGTGATTTACAGTCATGAACTCCCGCCGGCTCCGGAATCCGGTCGTGTCGGTGGCGCGGGTGCTGTAATTGCGGAAATTCAAGCCGTATCCGAAATAGATATTCTGGTACCATTTGCGCCCTTCATCCGCCGCGCTCGCACGCGCTTTGCCGCCGAAAAGCGACCGCGATGGAATCGAGAGGGTCGCATTGGGAAGTTCATCAGTGCGAACTTCCCGGTCCAGCGCCACGGAATGAAGGAACTGCGCGCTTAATGACGCCCCCGACCACTGCTTGGATAAGGAAATCTGGCTGCGCAAATCACGGTTCAGCCGTTCGCTCAGGTCGGTCGAAAAGTCCGTATAATACCGCTTATCTGAAAGAAAGGTGCCGTTCGCCCTTAAATTAAACGTCGGCGAGAATGTCTGCGAGTGATTGTAGGATACCGACCAACGTTTGTTTCTGATTTCCCGCAACTGCGACCAGTAGGAATCGGTCGCATAGGAACCGGACAGTTGGCCATCGAATTTGTACCGGACGTTATAACGAAGCGCCGCCTGATATTTGAATCCAAAATCCTCGTAGTAATCCAGCGATGCCTGGGCATCCCAGTATTCCGACGCAGCCCAGTAATAGCCGACATTGGTTATCGAACCGGCCCCCCGCTCAAAATTACCGATTCTAAATGGAAGGAATCCCGAATGCCTTCCCGGTTTGATGGAAAAAACATAATACGGCACTATCAACAGCGGCATCTGCTCGATATAAAATACCACCGGACGCGCAATTATCCGGTCATCCTGAATCATCTTCATTCTGTGCGACTGAAAATGAAAGTGCGGCACTTCCTGGTCGCAACTGGTATAGGTCCCGTTTTCGACATAATAGACATCCTTTTTTTCTCGAAACAGCTCCCTGCCCCGGTAGTACGCCTCCTGATATTCCGAGCGGGATTGCCAGATCATTCCCCGGTCCGACTTAAGCGAATATTCCAGATACGACCCGAGCAATTCCTCTTTGCCGTCATTGAGCACAACCGGGATATAGGTCATGCCGGAATCGTTTGCCGTCGAATCATCAAAAGCCGTGACAACGTCACGGGAGACATTGTACCAAATCCTTTGTGCCGTCAATGACATATTCTTACTGCCGACCTGCGCCGCCTCGGTTAATTTTATAGTAGAGTCGGTTATAGAGTAATCAATGATACTGGAAAGATAGTGAATGGTATCCTCAACGAAGACCCTTCCGGAATCGGACGATTTGAAACGACCGCTGTAGTAGTCTCCTTCGGCGCCGCCGACCACCTGCACCGTCGTAAGCCGCCGTTGGTCAATGAACAACTTAATGGTATCACCAGAGACAGCATTCTTGACTACTTCAGCGCTGTCGATACTGGCCGGCGCATAGAATGAATAAGCCTGCCCGGCGGCGATGATGCTGTCAATCTCCCCCTGCCTGAAATAAAAATCAATCTCTTTCGCTTTCAACTCCGAGTTGTCTATCAGCGTTGAATCGGAACCAGAGGGCTCATTGAAATTGCCGGTGGCATTCCCCTCGACATGAATCCGGTTGAGCGCTTCTCTGCTGGAGAAGATAACCAGGGTATCCCCATTCAGGCGTGAATCCCGCCGGGTTGCCGTGGGCTTATCCAGGAGCAGAAGCAGATTCTCCTCGCCGTACATTATGGCACGCCCCGACCGCGATTCGGTATCTTCCTGTGTAATGACAACGTCACCGTCGGCATAAGCAATCCGGGAGTTCGCGTCAAATGCCACCCGGTCGGCATCGACCTGAACCAGCCGAGCCGAATCAGGATAATTGAGAAACACAGTCGGTCTCTGCAGCATGCGAAACAGCGCGGAATCGCGGCTGTAATAGGCATTAGTCCCGATAGCCTGAATTGAATCCGCAAATGAGGTTATTATTACTTTCTTGCCGGAGGCGTAGACCAGATTTTCGCGGACATAGAACCGCACCCGGTCAGCCTGCAATTGATAAACTGTGTCCTGGATAGTCACATTGCCGTTCAGAATTATTATCTCCCCCTTAACCCAGATTGCCGAATCGGCTTCCAGTTTTCCTCCCTGATGACGAAAGCGAACATTACCGGAAATATAGATAGTGT
This region of Candidatus Zixiibacteriota bacterium genomic DNA includes:
- the lptD gene encoding LPS assembly protein LptD, which produces MPRFLTLIFFLLPFAAQSQTEQPLILEHSDIFEIIRGAERDTIYISGNVRFRHQGGKLEADSAIWVKGEIIILNGNVTIQDTVYQLQADRVRFYVRENLVYASGKKVIITSFADSIQAIGTNAYYSRDSALFRMLQRPTVFLNYPDSARLVQVDADRVAFDANSRIAYADGDVVITQEDTESRSGRAIMYGEENLLLLLDKPTATRRDSRLNGDTLVIFSSREALNRIHVEGNATGNFNEPSGSDSTLIDNSELKAKEIDFYFRQGEIDSIIAAGQAYSFYAPASIDSAEVVKNAVSGDTIKLFIDQRRLTTVQVVGGAEGDYYSGRFKSSDSGRVFVEDTIHYLSSIIDYSITDSTIKLTEAAQVGSKNMSLTAQRIWYNVSRDVVTAFDDSTANDSGMTYIPVVLNDGKEELLGSYLEYSLKSDRGMIWQSRSEYQEAYYRGRELFREKKDVYYVENGTYTSCDQEVPHFHFQSHRMKMIQDDRIIARPVVFYIEQMPLLIVPYYVFSIKPGRHSGFLPFRIGNFERGAGSITNVGYYWAASEYWDAQASLDYYEDFGFKYQAALRYNVRYKFDGQLSGSYATDSYWSQLREIRNKRWSVSYNHSQTFSPTFNLRANGTFLSDKRYYTDFSTDLSERLNRDLRSQISLSKQWSGASLSAQFLHSVALDREVRTDELPNATLSIPSRSLFGGKARASAADEGRKWYQNIYFGYGLNFRNYSTRATDTTGFRSRREFMTVNHSPSLSIAPVAILKYFKFGPSFRYQETWYKIFETDQSQEAGIATDQFYRRYSYGASLTGSTDIYGTVYPRLFGLEGL